The genomic region TGTTTATCAGAACAAAAATGCCAAACATTTAgccaatttcaaatttacattcacagaaacaaacaaaaaaacaaaaagaaaagctaaTCATTCCCTGAAACATCAGGGGAAGAATAAACTGAAGCAAACAGCATAAAGAAAAGCAATCTATTACCTCAACCGGCAATTTGCTCCCCTCCCTTATGCAATCTTGCTAACTCCAAGGCAGAGTTTCTTTCGCATTTAAGAGATGGTTCAGTAACACTAGTACACAGTGTCTCTTTCCTGAAGAATTTGTACCCCATCTGAAATCTAACGTCAGGCAGGAATAAGCCTGAGAATTAACACTCATCGACTGATATCTTCCGGATCCAACTGATCATCAAGATCGTTTAATTCTATAAAATCTCCGTCCATAATAGAGATTGAACCAGTAGGGGTTACAGGCGAGGGAGCCATCTGCACACACAAATTACAGAATGTAATGccagaaaatgaagattttggAACTAATTGAAATAGAATAAGAACCATAATACAAATTAATCTTACCATCCCGCAAGGGTAAGCTTCTGATGGGACTTGCAAAGTGGTAACAGGATCTGTAACGAGCACACAATTTGGCTTCTCCGCACAACCCATTTCATGTCCTGCGATGCCATTGGTTACTGGAATTCCATCTTGCTGATTGCCATTATGGCATACTGCTGAGACACTTCCGTCACCATAAGCACTTAAGCCATTACCCGAAATGCCAAGTCCCCAACCTCT from Cucurbita pepo subsp. pepo cultivar mu-cu-16 unplaced genomic scaffold, ASM280686v2 Cp4.1_scaffold002813, whole genome shotgun sequence harbors:
- the LOC111786795 gene encoding uncharacterized protein LOC111786795 → MKTSFVFYWGNSIENAVKTNWIMYEYALGDHFKASFVLHRVFVRGWGLGISGNGLSAYGDGSVSAVCHNGNQQDGIPVTNGIAGHEMGCAEKPNCVLVTDPVTTLQVPSEAYPCGMMAPSPVTPTGSISIMDGDFIELNDLDDQLDPEDISR